The Citrifermentans bemidjiense Bem genome window below encodes:
- a CDS encoding phosphotransacetylase family protein: MARKIFIAASGQNIGKTTISVSLLHLAQKKYGRVGFMKPLGPKPALLRGVSVDKDAALIAQVFGLDKDLPYMSPVVVHPDTSRQAIDGKIPLDELPDRILASYAELEKHCDFIVIEGSGHPGVGSVLNLSNARIAKMLNAPVLMVSGGGVGNVIDTIAMNTALFKLEGAEVRGVLVNKLFAEKRAQTLDYLTRAFAGKPFSVLGGFDYKPVLANPTLSRVARLLDLPLHGNRREVRRIIHHVQIGAASTQRVTEMLRDSSLLLVTSSRDELLVTLANLYQMPEYRSRIVGLVIPGISDVSVITQRIIDRSNIPYFRTDKLSTADLYRIITDDVSKITARDTEKLRLIKSLAEERLDFDAIDEVFATPPQV; the protein is encoded by the coding sequence ATGGCCAGGAAGATCTTCATCGCGGCATCGGGTCAGAACATAGGTAAAACCACCATCAGCGTCTCGCTTTTGCACCTGGCCCAGAAGAAGTACGGGCGGGTCGGGTTCATGAAGCCTTTGGGGCCAAAGCCTGCGCTTTTGCGCGGGGTGTCCGTCGACAAGGACGCCGCCCTCATCGCGCAGGTGTTCGGGCTCGACAAGGACCTCCCCTACATGTCTCCGGTCGTGGTGCACCCTGACACCTCGCGCCAGGCCATTGACGGCAAGATCCCCCTGGACGAGCTTCCCGACCGGATCCTCGCCAGCTACGCGGAACTGGAGAAGCACTGCGACTTCATCGTGATAGAAGGGTCGGGACATCCCGGGGTCGGGTCCGTGTTGAACCTCTCCAACGCCCGCATCGCGAAGATGCTGAACGCGCCGGTCCTGATGGTGAGCGGCGGCGGGGTCGGCAACGTCATCGATACCATCGCCATGAACACCGCGCTCTTCAAGCTGGAAGGAGCCGAGGTGCGCGGGGTGCTGGTGAACAAGCTCTTTGCCGAGAAGCGGGCGCAGACCCTCGACTACCTCACCCGCGCCTTCGCCGGAAAGCCCTTCTCGGTGTTGGGCGGGTTCGACTATAAACCCGTGCTCGCCAACCCGACGCTTAGCCGTGTGGCGCGCCTTTTGGACCTGCCGCTGCATGGCAACCGCCGCGAGGTGCGGCGCATCATCCATCACGTGCAGATCGGCGCCGCCTCCACGCAGCGCGTCACGGAAATGCTGCGCGACTCCTCGCTGTTGCTCGTCACCAGCAGCCGAGACGAACTCCTGGTCACCTTGGCCAACCTCTACCAGATGCCGGAATACCGTTCCCGGATCGTGGGTCTGGTCATACCCGGGATCTCCGACGTCAGCGTCATCACCCAACGCATCATCGACCGCAGCAACATCCCCTATTTCCGCACCGATAAGCTGAGCACGGCCGACCTTTACCGCATCATCACCGACGACGTCTCGAAGATCACCGCAAGGGATACGGAAAAGCTGCGTCTCATCAAGTCACTAGCCGAGGAAAGGCTCGATTTCGACGCCATAGACGAGGTCTTCGCCACCCCGCCGCAGGTCTGA
- a CDS encoding radical SAM/SPASM domain-containing protein: MLHQELGVPLPVSRDPQTKPGENRFQTFSIYLAQNCNMACCYCWNCGGTFGKPGHLMGEKSAKRAITLILDLVQESNADKIFVNFYGGEPLLDFPILTKITLELLQHEAQLGKNFYLTLDTNGTLLEGPVAQFLARYFTQIGVSLDGNQRIHDIQRPGKYGESTWQLIVNNMKAFPNPKLLGIRATLTAFSDSYLETFRQLSTLGVSRIQLEYCHEPGYHKNPIFEKLNVPVERQLTELREFIDYYVDYISHYQETRDIPLASNVLDNITRIRRGSRFTKPCGAGTNTLAINSRGEIFPCIAFVDRDDFAMGKAGVDCGLSLHDTLSGFEVDGQLPCHSCWLRYDCAGGCYATHYDMTGNPRHPHPHYCESMKGRAEVYFYALTQMLNKCPWHLQRDPNSDPS; this comes from the coding sequence TTGCTGCACCAGGAGCTCGGGGTTCCGCTCCCCGTGTCCCGGGACCCGCAGACCAAACCGGGGGAAAACCGCTTCCAGACCTTCTCCATCTACCTGGCCCAGAACTGCAACATGGCGTGCTGCTACTGCTGGAACTGCGGGGGAACCTTCGGAAAACCCGGGCACTTGATGGGAGAGAAGTCGGCGAAGCGCGCCATAACGCTCATCCTGGACCTGGTTCAGGAATCCAACGCAGACAAGATTTTCGTCAATTTCTACGGCGGCGAACCGCTGCTCGACTTTCCTATCCTGACCAAGATAACCCTGGAATTGCTGCAGCACGAGGCGCAGCTGGGCAAGAACTTCTACCTCACGCTGGACACCAACGGCACCCTGCTGGAGGGGCCGGTGGCGCAGTTCCTGGCACGCTACTTCACCCAGATCGGCGTCAGCCTTGACGGAAACCAGCGGATCCACGACATACAGAGGCCAGGAAAGTACGGCGAGAGCACCTGGCAGCTCATCGTCAACAACATGAAGGCCTTCCCCAACCCGAAGCTCTTGGGCATCCGGGCCACCCTGACCGCGTTCTCCGACAGCTACCTGGAGACCTTCCGCCAGCTCAGTACGCTGGGGGTGAGCCGGATCCAGCTGGAATACTGCCATGAGCCCGGATACCACAAAAACCCCATCTTCGAAAAGCTGAACGTGCCGGTGGAGCGGCAGTTGACCGAACTCCGGGAGTTCATCGACTACTACGTCGATTACATCAGCCATTACCAGGAAACCCGCGACATCCCCTTAGCCTCCAACGTCCTCGACAACATCACTAGGATCAGGCGCGGCAGCCGCTTCACCAAGCCGTGCGGCGCCGGAACCAACACCCTCGCCATCAACAGCCGCGGAGAAATCTTCCCCTGCATCGCCTTCGTGGACCGTGACGACTTCGCCATGGGCAAAGCTGGCGTCGACTGCGGTCTCTCCCTGCACGACACCCTTTCCGGCTTCGAGGTCGACGGCCAGCTCCCATGCCATTCCTGCTGGCTGCGCTACGACTGCGCCGGCGGATGCTACGCCACCCACTACGACATGACGGGGAACCCCCGGCACCCGCACCCGCATTACTGCGAGAGCATGAAGGGGCGGGCCGAGGTCTACTTCTACGCACTGACCCAGATGCTTAACAAGTGCCCGTGGCACCTGCAACGCGATCCCAATTCTGATCCCTCCTAG